A window of Erpetoichthys calabaricus chromosome 12, fErpCal1.3, whole genome shotgun sequence contains these coding sequences:
- the p2ry4 gene encoding P2Y purinoceptor 4: METSGLEEMAAFLELTTSTWSLNGSLEENKSCRFNEEFKYILLPVSYGVVCVLGLLLNFVALWMFLFKMRPWNASTVYMFHLAVSDTLYVLSLPTLIYYYAKRNHWPFGEALCKIVRFLFYANLYSSILFLTCISVHRYLGICHPISSRKWVKVRYAHVVCFLVWTVVVICLIPNLVFVTISSRDNDTLCHDTTKPEDFDQYVYYSSAVMTLLFGVPFLVIMVCYCLMAHALCRPQKIASSSTMRNGKFGNSRRKSVRLIIVVLVVFALCFVPFHITRTLYYTFRFIDAECKVLNVINFTYKITRPLASVNSCIDPILYFMAGDHYRKKLIRALNRVPKNKHSSTATLVPKKFENHGLSTIYNNHIIN, translated from the coding sequence ATGGAGACAAGTGGCCTTGAAGAAATGGCTGCCTTCCTGGAGCTCACCACCTCTACGTGGTCATTAAATGGCAGTCTTGAGGAAAATAAGAGCTGTCGCTTCAATGAAGAGTTTAAATATATTCTCTTGCCAGTCTCTTATGgagttgtgtgtgtgttgggaCTTTTGCTGAATTTTGTGGCGTTGTGGATGTTCCTCTTCAAGATGCGACCTTGGAATGCCAGCACAGTGTATATGTTTCACTTGGCTGTTTCTGATACACTTTATGTCCTGTCACTACCtactcttatttattattatgccaAAAGGAATCACTGGCCATTTGGAGAAGCATTATGCAAGATTGTGCGCTTCTTATTCTATGCTAATCTGTATTCCAGCATCCTTTTCCTTACTTGTATTAGTGTACATCGCTATCTAGGAATCTGCCATCCAATCAGCTCTCGAAAGTGGGTCAAGGTGCGTTACGCTCATGTGGTCTGCTTCCTCGTCTGGACTGTGGTGGTGATTTGCCTTATTCCCAATTTAGTCTTTGTCACAATAAGTTCTCGGGACAATGACACACTATGCCATGATACTACAAAACCAGAGGATTTTGACCAATATGTTTACTATAGCTCAGCTGTCATGACTCTTCTCTTTGGAGTTCCATTTCTGGTTATTATGGTTTGTTATTGCCTAATGGCACATGCATTGTGTCGGCCCCAGAAAATTGCATCATCAAGCACAATGCGCAATGGGAAATTTGGAAACTCTAGAAGAAAATCAGTCAGGTTGATTATAGTTGTGCTGGTGGTGTTTGCTTTATGCTTTGTGCCTTTTCACATTACCCGGACCCTCTATTACACATTTCGCTTTATAGATGCAGAATGTAAAGTGCTCAATGTGATTAACTTTACTTATAAGATTACTAGACCCCTTGCAAGTGTAAACAGCTGTATTGATCCCATATTGTATTTCATGGCTGGGGATCATTACCGCAAAAAGCTGATACGGGCCCTAAACAGAGTTCCGAAGAACAAACATTCCTCCACAGCAACTCTAGTGccaaaaaagtttgagaaccatgGACTATCAACAATCTATAATAACCACATCATTAattaa